The following are from one region of the Actinomycetota bacterium genome:
- the pgeF gene encoding peptidoglycan editing factor PgeF, with translation MAFDLLYEERGSIKFLTSPKLLDEASILVIFSTRMGGVSPPPYNFLNLAFDVGDKWENVIKNRRILCLAFGLDPASLTTAEQVHEDRVAQVNEDSVGQGAFGGIPIPRIDALVTNLNMVPLALFFADCVPIAIVDPMKRVIGIAHAGWRGTYLGISSNLVNLMMNRFNCRASDLLVFMGPCIGACCYRLESKRLNQFKRKFPRSMEVRQNGSFDLTAPNVEQLEGVGIPRQNIYSASICTSCNTDLFFSYRAENCKTGRQTGLVALL, from the coding sequence TTGGCTTTTGACTTACTATATGAGGAAAGAGGGAGTATCAAGTTCCTCACCTCTCCGAAATTGTTGGATGAGGCATCTATCTTGGTAATTTTTAGCACGAGGATGGGAGGAGTTAGTCCACCCCCTTACAATTTCCTCAATCTCGCTTTCGATGTGGGGGATAAGTGGGAGAATGTAATCAAGAATCGGCGTATACTCTGTTTGGCTTTCGGATTAGATCCTGCCTCGCTCACCACTGCGGAACAGGTTCACGAAGATCGGGTTGCTCAAGTAAATGAAGATTCCGTGGGGCAAGGAGCATTTGGAGGAATACCAATTCCAAGAATAGATGCCCTTGTTACAAACCTCAATATGGTGCCCCTCGCTTTATTCTTTGCGGATTGTGTACCCATTGCTATTGTTGATCCAATGAAAAGAGTAATAGGCATCGCTCACGCGGGTTGGAGGGGCACTTACCTTGGAATCAGTTCAAATCTAGTAAATCTCATGATGAATCGCTTTAATTGCCGAGCTTCAGACCTGCTGGTGTTCATGGGTCCTTGCATCGGTGCTTGTTGCTATCGATTGGAATCCAAAAGGCTCAATCAATTTAAGAGGAAATTTCCCCGATCGATGGAAGTTCGTCAAAATGGTTCCTTTGACCTCACAGCTCCTAATGTAGAACAACTTGAAGGAGTGGGGATACCAAGGCAGAATATTTATTCGGCTAGTATATGTACCTCTTGCAATACCGACTTATTCTTTTCTTATCGTGCTGAGAATTGCAAGACCGGTCGCCAAACGGGGCTCGTTGCTTTACTCTAA